Below is a genomic region from Syngnathus typhle isolate RoL2023-S1 ecotype Sweden linkage group LG3, RoL_Styp_1.0, whole genome shotgun sequence.
TTCCATGACTTCCTCCGGAGTTTTCCCCTCCACCTCTCTGGCGATGTTCTCGATGTCGTCGCGTCCCCACTTCTCATTGGCTTTGATGAATTGGTTGAAGTCGCGTTTGTTCCAAATGGTGAATCCCTacacaagataaaaaaataataataaaaaatacagtTCATGTTTGTGGcctaaagataaaaaaaaaaacagagtcgAAATCCTTCCACCTGCTGCAGAAGATTCTCtttctcctccagctcctcctcagTCAAGGCTTCAGCCTCGTCGATCTTGCCCTGCTCCTCCTTCTGGACTTGAGCCGAGTTGGGCATTTCCGGGTTGCGCGGAACCTACGAGGACAAGCTCACGTGATCAAAAGAACATTTGTCAAATCGCAGAAGGTGTGTGGAGCAAGTGAGAAGATGTACCTTGTAGCCAATTGTCTTTCGGTAGAATAGGATTTCCTTTTCTAGCAGCTCAAAGAGACGTGGCGGGAAGAACTGGAAGTCTTGGACATTGGGCTGCTTGGGCGGACGGGGAGCCTGCAGGCCCGGAAGAATGAATATGGTTTAGGACAGGACATCGTTTTGGTAGCTACACCACCCAAGCCGTAGAAAACTACCCACCTTGGGGGCTTTGGGCTCGCTGACTCGAAGGGCTTCTCTGAAGTAGGCGTCCACGGCGTAATTGGCCTTCCTCTCTCTCTTGGGCGGCTCAATCCAGTTGGTGATGACCTGATGAGAAAGAGCAGGAGGTGGTGGAGATGAACATCAAGGCCTGAAAACGAGGGTTGTTCCCCGCGGTGGTTCTtctgaccttttttttctctctgtagTCTTCTCCCTCAAACGTGTAGACGCTGGTGTTCTCCGTGTCCATGGTGAAGTTCCTCAACGAGCTCTCGCCCAAGGAGGAGAGCTTCTCTTTCATCTCCATCGTCTGGTGGCCGGGTGATCAGACGTCAGGCAAAAAAGTCCGCTGCTAAGCCCGGCGGCCGCGCTTGAAGCCGCGACTCACTTTCCTCTCGCCCCTCTCCAGGATGGCGTTGATGTCGTCGTCTGTGATCTCGCTCTCCTTGGAGGCGAAGACGTGCGTGGCGCCGTGCCGAATGATGGACAGCATCTCGTCTTTGCCCAGCTTGTTGGCGCTCGGATCCACAAGTCGCCCTGGTGAGATGAAGAAACAGCCGTGATCAGTGTATGGATCCAAGCTGATGTTTTTAGCTGGCGATTcatgtaccactagagggagccatcATACTTTGAGAATCATTAATCACAATTTTCCTTGCATTAAAGagtattagatttttttttttttgcgatgccaCGAACTAGCCTGCtaacttgaaaacaaaacaaaaatgtgtcgtaccTTGCTGGATGACGATGGAGTCCAGGCGCAGTTTCATCTCCGCCCTCTCCACAATTCGCTCCTCCACCGTGTTCTCCGTGATGAAGCGGAAGACGCGCACTTGTTTCAGCTGCCCGATCCTGTGAGCTCGGTCCATGGCCTGGAGGTCCACTTGAGGGTTCCAGTCCGAGTCATACAGGATGACCACGTCGGCGGTCGCCAGGTTGATACCGAGGCCTCCGGCTCTGGTGCTCAGCATGAAGATGAACTTGCTGCTGTTGGGCTCGTTGTAGGCGTTGATGGAGATCTGAAAAGTGCACCCCACGTTTTAAAGTCACGACATCTTCAAAGCGCAAGCAACGCAGTCCGTTAGCACCGCACCTGTCTCTCTTCGTGCGGCGTCTGACCGTCCAGGCGACAATAGCCGTAGTTCCTCCACATGCAGTAGTCCTCCAAGATGTCCAGCACCCTGGTCATCTGGCTGAAGATGAGCACGCGTGAGCctggggagaaaaaacaaaaagcccaCACCCACCATCTTGTGAGCGTTGTGTCCTGCTGTACCAAACTGCACCTCCAACTTACCCTGCTCTTTCATCTTGGGCAGCAGCTTGTCCAGGACCGCCATCTTGCCGCTGTTGACCACCAGGTGGAGGTCGGTGGTGTACGGGGGTCCAGGCTCGGCGCCGTCGAACAGGTACGGGTGATTGCAGCACTTGCGCAGCTGCATGAGCACGTTGAGCAGACGCATCTTGTCCATCTTGCCGGCAGAGTTCAGGATGTCGATGTCCTTCATCAAAATTTTGGTGTACCTTATGGAGAGATGgatcaatgattttttttgcccTAAATCTATTTTTAGCAAGCAATTAAAGTCCATCTAAGGGGTTCTTACCATTCTCGCTGCATTTTACTGAGCCCCACATACATCTTGATCTCCTTCTTGGGGAGCAGCGTTTTCTCCACATCAGCTTTTATGCGACGGAGCAGAAATGGGCGGAGCACCTACTCGCAACCATAAGTTAAAAATATTGAGAATATTCTTCAAAATAagctaattttttaaaaaatattcccAACATACCGTGTGCAGACGCTCCACCAGTTTCTGATCGCCCAAGCAATTGTTCGTGTCAAACCAAGAGTCAAAGTCCTTCAGGggccaaatgcaaaaaaaattagggattgtttttattatgattcAAAGATTTGGGAATGTCACACACCTCTGACGAATTGAAGACGTCGGGTAGCAGGAAGTTGAGCAGGGCCCAAAGCTCGTGCAGGTTGTTCTGGAGCGGCGTACCGGTCAGCAGCAGGCGATTGGTGGTCTTGAATTCTCGCACGATCTCAGACAACTGCGAGGAAATGTGCGTTATTATTCGAGGAGCCTCACGGGTTAAAGGACGAAGGCAGACGTACCTTGGATTTCTCGTTCTTGATCCTGTGGGCTTCGTCGATGACCAGGTAGCGCCAGTTGAATTTCTTGAAGACGGCCTTTTCTATGATGAGCATCTCGTACGAAGTCACGCACACGTCCCATTCGCCGGGCAGCAACACGTCTCGGATGAGAGCCGTCTGAGAAATGGAGGGTGGAAATTGTGCTATTGTTTTGGtgtcattttaatttaaaaaataatttgtcatgAGAATAATGTAATTTAACAACATCGACAAGAAGTCAACTCTCTTGATACTGGATTAATTTTCCCTTCACCCATTCCAAACAACATTGGTAAAATGGCAAACATGGCTGACCCTCTCATCTCTGTCTCCGATGAGGCAGACTGCTCGCAGAGACGGCACCCAGCGCTTGAACTCGTTCATCCAGTTGTACAAGGTGGACTTGGGCACCAGCACCATATGCGGCCCGGGAATGTTCCTGTAGTGCTTCATGTAGCCCAGCAGGGAAATGGTTTGGAGGGTCTTTCCCAGACCCTGACGGGAGACCAATCGGTAGAAATGAAGTCACGTCTCAAAATGAAGTGATACATTTGCGAGAAAGGCGCTCACCATTTCATCGGCGAGGATCCCGTTGATTCCGTTCTCGTACAGAGAGATGAGCCAGTTCAGACCGCGCACCTGATAGTCTCGCATCTTTCCTGTTTTGACGTCTGCACGGGAAGGTAAAGGTTTGATGGACGCAACTTTCTTCCTTTCTGTTTCTAAAGAGGCGAGCGCTTACAAGATGGCGAGTCGTCAAAGCGGGTGCAGACGTTCGTGGTCTTGGTGCTCTCGCTCAACAGCTCCTCGTCTTCTTCTTGCTCGGTGCGCCGATGACGATTGCTGAGAGGAAAGCATGAGGAAACAGGAATTGGACTCGGTGCGATGCGGAATGCACGCATGGTTTTACCGGTTACCGGCAAAGCTAAAATCTTACTTAACAAGTTGCCGTTATGATGGATTTTTGATGGCCAGTTTGAGCAATTGACACTATTTTCTACTTGGGAAAAAATGTACTCACTCTCCAGCAGACAACAAGTTCTGCTTCTCGTCCTTTTTGATGCGAGGACGCCCCGGCTTCATCTTGAGCGGGGACGTGGGAGTCTTCTGTGCAGCCGGCTGAATGAAGTGAGCAAAAAGCTCGGTTTGCTTCAACAGGTAGTCGAATCTGTTGGTACGGTCCGTTTTCTACGGgcgcaaaaaatatatttggattATTCCTTggacaacaaaaatatttccatttttgagtaggaaaaaaaaatccttacgaCTTTCTCTTCATAACCTGGAGCTTTGGTAGAGGACACATCTTGTCCATCGGGTCCTGCATCTGAGGACGACTCCTTGCCAGCATCCGAGTCAGACTTTTCCtatttgagggggaaaaaaagattgtttAATCAGTTTGTTCATTAATTTGCATACTCCCTGAACCCAGTTTACAATGACGACATaagttttccattttatttagaGCATTCcaacatttaatttaaaaaatataaccacaaaaacaaaacgccCGAGGTAATGCAGCAATGGCATCACCTCGGGCTGTCAATGGAAAGAAACAAAGGCGAGCTTCGGTGAAGTACTACTAGGCCCGAACGTGCCATAATTAAGAGTGTTTGATTCCTCAAAGAAGGGAATAAGCGCGTGTCGCAACGTCCTACATTTACGGAACGGAACAACAATGGCTTCGGCGGCGCTAGCAAGTTGAGCTACATTTAGCTAGCCGCGAGCTAACTGACGCTAACGGGTAATCAAGTAGAAGTCGGTCGTGGGAAGCGTTCAAGTCAATGGAGAATTATTACAATCATGTATATCGATACACTGGAAGACACAACcatgtttaaaaatcaaaacagTGTCCCATTCCGAACCGTTTTACCTCGGCTCCGCCGGCTTCTCCAACTTCGGTCTGCTCTTCCCGCTCCGGTTCCACGCAGCTTAAAATGTCCGACATGTTTAACGGCTATTCCCTCTTGGGCTGGTCCCGTGTAAGATGGAACTATTGTGGATTTTAGGGACAACTTTCTCGCCGTGTTCTGGTACTGTTCTGCTGGGTCTGTGGAATGAAAGACACACCGGTCAGCGCGAGTggttgctttcctcctcccgaACACCCGCGTTCTCGGCGAGAGTTTGCCGCGCAATCGCGAGATTTGACCATGTAGCTATCATTAAAATCGGAAATACCGGAACGCACACCGAGGATGAACGTGAATGCATCACGAAAATtgaaaatacaatttaattattatttcttgttgttgtttctaTAATGAAACAAAATCTAAAACTATGTTGCATATATTTACTATGCTTTCCTGGAGTATTTAGAATAATACATCATTTATGACAACAGCTGTGAAAGAATCGGCAAAACTGAAACTAAAACGTAGACGTCATGAATcataaacagaaaaaaactcaATTTTAGTCAAATTTAAAAACGTAAAAACTATAtgggatattttttttgtaggttAATTCACGTATAAACTTGAATTTACAGGTAATAATAATCACAGGCAATGCAAAGACCACCAAAACGAACGTTTGCTCTGGGGGGTCCTTACTGCTTGTCAGGCGTGAGAGAAATGACGTAGCCGTTGTTGATCAGCTGATTCCGGTTGAGTGATTTCCCCCAAAATACAACAGAATTTACCTGCGAAACGAGATTTAACACCAAAACGGAGCATATCTTCTTCAAGTCGGACACTATTGACATGCTCCATTTGGGTATGGACGTGTTTATTCAGAGCCTATGCCCTCCTTCTTTCCCATTCAGGGCGTATTAGCTTTTATGCTAAGTCAGTGGCTGCCGAGAAACATCACACAGCTAACGTCAAGCCCTTCAAGTTGCTTTGTTCGACTCGGCGCTCGTaaacaaatgtatatatatttaaaacacTTACTAGCGGCGCGGTTAAATGTGGTTCCGGTGGTGATCAGATGTCGGGTGTATTTGGACTTGTGTTTTAAGCGGTGGCTTTGCTATTATGGCTATACGGCTACTGTCAAGGCGCGCGTGACTGATGGGCTACCGTAGTGAAGAAAAAGGTGGAAAACAAGTGCGATAACTGCACTTTAAATAACAATAGATgatatttgttttgttattaatGTGTTTGACTTCGGTTGTTATGCCAATTTGACGTGTCAACGCCATTAACATCGCACAAAACTAATAAAAATAGCTGTAATACACTGTACAGTAATTCTCAAACCAAGCTCCAGTTTAAAAATATCACTAGATAATAAACATTATTATAAAAATGTACTTCAATACATGTTTAAAAGCAAGCAGTAGTTCAAGTTAAAATGTGAATGTTCGGCACTTTTAGTCAACTACAACTGAACTCTATttggaaagt
It encodes:
- the smarca5 gene encoding SWI/SNF-related matrix-associated actin-dependent regulator of chromatin subfamily A member 5; its protein translation is MSDILSCVEPEREEQTEVGEAGGAEEKSDSDAGKESSSDAGPDGQDVSSTKAPGYEEKVKTDRTNRFDYLLKQTELFAHFIQPAAQKTPTSPLKMKPGRPRIKKDEKQNLLSAGDNRHRRTEQEEDEELLSESTKTTNVCTRFDDSPSYVKTGKMRDYQVRGLNWLISLYENGINGILADEMGLGKTLQTISLLGYMKHYRNIPGPHMVLVPKSTLYNWMNEFKRWVPSLRAVCLIGDRDERTALIRDVLLPGEWDVCVTSYEMLIIEKAVFKKFNWRYLVIDEAHRIKNEKSKLSEIVREFKTTNRLLLTGTPLQNNLHELWALLNFLLPDVFNSSEDFDSWFDTNNCLGDQKLVERLHTVLRPFLLRRIKADVEKTLLPKKEIKMYVGLSKMQREWYTKILMKDIDILNSAGKMDKMRLLNVLMQLRKCCNHPYLFDGAEPGPPYTTDLHLVVNSGKMAVLDKLLPKMKEQGSRVLIFSQMTRVLDILEDYCMWRNYGYCRLDGQTPHEERQISINAYNEPNSSKFIFMLSTRAGGLGINLATADVVILYDSDWNPQVDLQAMDRAHRIGQLKQVRVFRFITENTVEERIVERAEMKLRLDSIVIQQGRLVDPSANKLGKDEMLSIIRHGATHVFASKESEITDDDINAILERGERKTMEMKEKLSSLGESSLRNFTMDTENTSVYTFEGEDYREKKKVITNWIEPPKRERKANYAVDAYFREALRVSEPKAPKAPRPPKQPNVQDFQFFPPRLFELLEKEILFYRKTIGYKVPRNPEMPNSAQVQKEEQGKIDEAEALTEEELEEKENLLQQGFTIWNKRDFNQFIKANEKWGRDDIENIAREVEGKTPEEVMEYSAVFWERCNELQDIEKIMAQIERGEARIQRRISIKKALDSKIGRYKAPFHQLRISYGTNKGKNYTEEEDRFLICMLHKLGFDKESVYDELRQCIRNSPQFRFDWFLKSRTAMELQRRCNTLITLIERENMELEEREKAEKKKRGPKAGSAQKRKPEGTSDSRGRRKKLKL